One segment of Clostridium botulinum DNA contains the following:
- a CDS encoding HPr family phosphocarrier protein, whose amino-acid sequence MVSKEVIVKSSSGLHARPATLLVKKASGFKSDVSIEYNGKKANVKSLIGVLSLAVTKDAAIKISASGDDEALAVEELVSLVQSLDD is encoded by the coding sequence ATGGTATCAAAAGAAGTTATAGTAAAAAGTTCATCAGGTCTTCATGCTAGACCAGCAACATTATTAGTTAAGAAGGCTTCAGGATTTAAGTCAGACGTTAGTATAGAATACAATGGTAAGAAAGCAAACGTTAAGAGCTTAATAGGAGTTTTATCTTTAGCTGTAACTAAAGATGCTGCAATAAAAATTTCAGCATCTGGAGATGATGAAGCACTAGCAGTTGAAGAATTAGTTAGTTTAGTTCAATCTTTAGACGATTAA
- a CDS encoding DUF378 domain-containing protein, translated as MYKLNIFDKISFILVILGAFNWGLIGLLNINLVTILSFGIPIIQRIIYIIIFLSSLNLLSLLFKCDSNLSKKVN; from the coding sequence ATGTATAAATTAAATATATTTGATAAAATCTCTTTTATTTTAGTTATTCTAGGTGCATTTAATTGGGGATTAATAGGTTTACTAAATATTAATTTAGTAACTATATTGTCTTTTGGAATACCTATAATTCAAAGAATCATATATATAATAATATTTTTATCATCATTGAATTTGCTTTCATTATTATTTAAATGTGATAGCAATTTAAGTAAAAAAGTCAATTAA